GAACTCGGTGCCCACTCCGCCGAAGCTGTAGAGGGGGAGCCCGAGCTGCTCAAGCTCCGGCGCGGGGACCGGGAGCTGCGTCCATGAGCCATCCGGCAGCGTCCCAAACGCGCGCGAGTCGAACCAGCCGCGCAACACATCGAGCCCGGCGAGCTCGATCATGCGTTCGTACCGGATCACGACATGTAGATTCCCGCACTGGCCGGTGTCGGTCCTGGGCACGCAGTCGTCAGCTCCCGGAGCCGAATGCGGTGCGCCATTGACCGTCGCCGGCGGGAGATTGGTCGGGAAGTTTCCCTGGTTCGGAAGCGTGTGCCCTCTTGTCCGGGTCACGTTCACGAGGTCCCGGGCCGCGGTGAGATTCCCCATGTGGAAGTTGGCCTCCGCCGCGTAGAGACGGTTCTCATCTGCGGTCGCGATCTCCGCATCACCCGTATTGAAGTTCGACGTGGTCGAATTGACGGTCGTTGCGATACCGATGCCGTGCTGGTGCCGCCGCCACTGGTACGCGGGCCGGTAATACGTCCCGCTGGCACCGCAACACTGGTCGGAAAGCGAATTGGCCATGTTCCGGAAGTAGGCGCCCTGTGCCCGGTAGTTCACGCTCTGGAACACGACGAAGCCCGGTCCCTGGATCCGGCGGTCCGGCGTCACCATCTGGAACCGGTCGCGGCCCTCGAGACCTGCGGCGATCCAGCTCTGGTATCCGCCCGAGATATCCGCCGGCCCAACCATGCGATAATCCGCGCCCATCCCAGCGTTCCCCCGCGCGATGGTGCTGTAGAGTCCGCTCGGGCGGCTGCCGTCCAACACCACGGAAAAGTCGGACTGGAGGCCTGCAGTCGTATGCGTGAGGACGCGCGTCCAATTCACCGCTGCGCGCTCGGCCGGATTGCGCGCGTGCATGATCAAGAAGCGGGCCTGCATCGTATTGATGAAGGGAATCAGCTCGGCCGGACCGACGGGCGCCGCCGCACCGAACCACTGAGCCGAACCGGCCGAGCGATCGGGGTAAACGATGTCCGGATTCGCCAGGAGGAGGGCTTTCGCATCGTCCAACACGCTGAGTGACGCCTCGAGTGCGACGTCGCGATCCACCAGGTATTGAAGCGCCTCCTCGTTACTCTCCGGGAAGACCTCATCCGAGGGGATGATCATCGCTTGGTCGAACATATTCGCGAGATATCCCCATGCGAACCCCTGCATCATCATCGCGAACGCCCGGGCGCGCGGTGTTTGATCCACCTCGCCGATGATCAGCTCTGTCGCGTCCTCCCCCTGCGTAAGGCGGAGAATGTCGTCCGCCACCGACCAGACACGGAGGAAGTCCCTGTACATATTGCGTGGCCCATGCACGCCGATTGTGGTCGCAATGGAAACCAGGTTGGAGTGTTCCTGGCGCGGCTCCGCCGTCTCGTTGGCGGTGCCGCCCAGGACCGTCGTCGCCGTCATCTCGCTCGCGTACCCGGCGAACATCATCTCCGTGTCCACCGCGGACGAGGCGAGGTGGATCGCGGGGAAGTACTCCTCGTCGAAGACCCCGGCGATCAACTGCTGGACGTCCTCGGGGTTCGTGATCGCCCGGAAACGGTCGGGGTCGTTCAGGTTTCGCACAACGAGATCCTGGCATCCGGTCGCCGCCACAAGGAGCGCGGCGAGGAGGAGGACTCTTCTGGATTGGGAAAACATGCAAGTAGCCTCTTGGTCGGAAGGGATCTCGTTAGAAGGTCACCTGGAATTCGAGCGTGTAGCTCGACGTCGGTGGATAGGTCCCGCCGGCGCCCGTTTGCGAACCTCCAGTGAGGCTGAGTCCCTGCTCGGGATCGAATCCGCGGTAGTTGGTCCAAGTGGCGAGCTCTCTCCCAATGAGCCCGAGGGTGAGGCTGGAGATCCCCATATCCGATAGGCGGAGACGCGCGAGCTGGCTTTGCGGCACGCGGTAGTTGAGGATCACCTGCCGGAGCTTGAGGTAGCTTCCATCTTCGTTGAAAAAGTCGGTGCCCCCGGCGTCGGAGTACAGTGTGGTCCAATACGCGCGAGGCTTCTTGAGCCCCGTGGGCCGCCCCGCCTGGTCCATCATCGGCGCGACGTCGTCCGGTATCATGTATTGGTGCTGCGTGTTCTGGACGTCGCCGCCGACCTTGGCGTGAAGCTGCGCATGAAGGGAGAAGGCGCCGAAGTTGAAGTTGTTAATCCACCCGAGGTTGATGTGGGCGGCATCGCCGACCTGCTTGCGGAGGAGGCCGCCACCGCCGTCCCGCTCGCGGAAGGGAATTCCCCAATTGTAAGTCTCTCCGCCGATCGTCGTCGAGGTACCCCAAAGGTCGTCCCCGGTATTCAGATCGTCGTCCGTGCCGGCGCCGTCCGTGTAGGAGAATCCCTCACCCACCCAGACAAGATATCCGTCGTCATTCCTGTCGAACTGATCCTCGAACCCGATGAGCTCCCCGCCGCGATGTGCCTCGAACAGAGCATCGGAGGTGACGAAGTTGTATCCCCATACCTCGTAAACGCCGCGGCCCGCGCAACGGAACCGCCATGCGGGCGATTCGCACGCGAAGGGCCACTCCTCGATCACCGAGTCGGAACGGTCGGCCACGAAGGTCGTCGTCCATCCGAAGCGTGGCGTCTGGATGACAGGGGCGTTGAGCGTGAACTCGATCGTGTTTCCCTCGATCGTCCCGCCATTCTGCCACTGAGTAGGATACCCGTAGAAGGCGAGGAGATTTGCCGTCTGGAGCTGCTCCGACGTCTGCTGCCAGGCGTACGTCGCCGTCATTTCCCAGCGATCGAATAAAACGGCATTGACCGAAACGTCGTGCTCGACCGTTTGCGACGGCCTGAGGAACCGGTTGCCGAGCTGTGACTTCGTCGGGACGCCGTTCGAGAGAGACCAGACCTCGTACTGCGCCGAGAAGGGCGGCCGGCCTCCCGCGGTGCCTCGCGAGACGCTGATTCCGAGTTCATCCACGTTCGGAATGTTGAACCAATCTTCTTCCGAGATCCGCCACTTGCCGGCGACCCGGTAATAGGTCTGCCAACGCTCTTCCCGTCCAAAGAGGGAGCTTCCGTCTCGACGGACGAGGGCGGTCAGGATGTATCGGGCGTCATAGTCGAACGCCGTGTCCACCAGCCACCCGTTCGATCGGACTTCTTCCTCGCTGGAGCCGGAAAACTGGCTCGATGAGGGGACCGCCTCGAGGGTCGGCGTATCTTTGATCACGAGCACGTTCCCCGACGCGGAGATGTCCTCTTCCCGGTCACGCTCCATCAGCCCGCGGATCGTGACGCGCGTGTTCAACGGACCGAAGTCACGGCGGAGGGACGCCTGGAGCTCCGCATTCCAGGTGTCGTTGAGGCCCTGGCTATAACTCAGATTGCCGTCCTCGTCGGTTCCGACAACGACACCGAGCGGCGTGTAATTGCGGGTTTTCGAGTCCTCTCGGTCGTAGCTGATGTTTCCGAAGAACGAGACCCAGGCGGCAGGATCCCATCGCAGCTGCGCGCTCGCGAGGGTACGAATCTCGCGTTGCTCGTCCTCGACGATGCCTTCGACCCAAAGGGGATTCTGAAAGGTCGTGTTCGGGTTCGGAAACTTGGTGAATCCTCCGATGGAGTCCTCGGCCGTCACCGGAGGCGCCAGGAGGTTGATGTCCGGCGGAGCCGTGTTAGAGGCCGTTGAGGCTCCCATTCACGTCGTCGGAGTAAGTGCGCGCGTGGAAGGCGCTGATCCCGAGGCTGAGCGAGTTGAGGAAGCGATGGTCCAGGTTGATTCGAAACGAGTTGCGGCTGTACCCGTCGTTGTTCGGAAGGGCACCCTGCTGGACGTTTCGATTGAGACTGAGAAAGAAGTTTGTGTCCGTCGTGTTTTGCGCCAGGTTGACGGTGTGTTGTTGTTGACTTCCCGGATTCCACACCTCGTTGATGTTGTCGTAGATGGGGCCCGGGTAAGGGTTGTCCATGAAGAGGCGGAATTGGTTCCCCGTCTCCTGAATGCGGTCGCCGCGGCCAACGGCATTCCCGTCCGCGTCGGCGTAGCTCATGCCGTCGGCCGTAAGCGCATAGAAGTGGTGCGTGGGAAGCCGCAGCCCCTCGATGGCCGACTGCCATCCAAACTCGGATCTCGCCGTCATCTGGGTGGTGCCGAACGCGAGGCCCGAGCCACGATTCGTCGTGATCGCGATGACGCCGTTCGCGGCGCGCGATCCATAGAGGGACGCCGCGGCCGCACCCTTCACGACCTCGATGCTCAGGATGTCCATGGACTCGAGGTCCGCGCTTGTCCCGCCCAGGATCACGCCGTCCACGACGATGAGGGGGGTGCCGGCACCGATGCTGGTCGGGCTGCGGAGCTGGATCGCCGCGGCCGCGCCCGGCTCACCACTTCCGCGCGCGATGGTCACCCCCGCGATCTGCCCCTGAAGATTCTGGATTGCCGATCCGGCCACGGGAACCGGCATGTTCTGCCGGTCGAGCCGCCCGATCGTGATGGGAGACCTCACCCCCTCGACGGGGTCGATCAACCCGGTCGCGACGATCGCGTTCAGCTGAAGGGGCTGAACCGCCATCGTGAGGTTCTGGACCGTCGCCTGACCTGCCGTGACGGTGACGCCCGGCTGCTGGAACTCGAGGTAGCCGATCCGCTGAATCTGCAGCGTGTAGGTTCCCGCCGGGACGCCGGCGATCGTGTAACTGCCGTTACCGCCGGTGGTGATCCCGAGGGTTGTCCCCACGACGGAGATCTGCGCTGCGACGACGGGCTCTCCCGTGTCCGCGTTGGTCACCGTGCCGGTGATCTGTCCCGCCTGGGCAAGCAGCCCGGAGGCGCCGATCGCGGCGAGGAACGTCGTCAGCGCGGCAACCCTCAAAGGTTGCCGCACCCATCGAACGTATGGTGAGCACATGATTCTACTCCGATGATGCGAGGAATTGTGCTAGACGGACCAACGATTCGTGCCGGACCCGGGCAGCGGAGCCGCGAAACCACGGTGGAGGGCAGCGTCCGCCTTCGCAAGGCACGCGTAAGGGCGTGTCTGACTCGATCCGTGATGAGTGGGCACACCCCGTAATAGGTCACGAGCCCGAAAAACGCAAGAACTCCCTGACATCGCCCGGACATACTTTCGCATTCGCGATCCTCCACTTATTCGTGAGAAGCTAACGCGCCATGGTGCGGCACAAGGCGCGTATAACCGCCCATCGACTTCGGAGAAATCATGAACGGTCCAAGTTTCACGCGACCGCTGTTCGGTGCCGTCGTCCTCCTCGGTACTTTCGGTTCCGCGGCGCTCCTGTCCGGCTGCGCGAGCACCGGCGGGGGTGGTGCCGGCGGCGGCGGCGCCTTCGACGCGATCACGGAGCAGGAGGTCATCGCGACCGACGCCACCGACGCGCTCGACATGATCCGCCGCCTCCGGCCCAATTGGCTGAACCCGATCGGGGGGCCGGCCTTGCTCTACGTAGACAACCAGCGCCGGGGGGAGTCCGGCGGAATCGAGTCGTTCCTGCGCGCGCAATCCGCGAACTCGATCGTCCTGGTGGAGTGGGTCCGTCCCGAAGCTGCCATACGACTCCCCGGGGCGCCTCTCACGGGAACCGTCGGCGGCGCCATCATGGTCAGGACACGGGCGGGGGGATAACGCGGTCCCCCGGCGTTTTTTTTGTTGCGGCAACAGGTTGACCACGTAAGTATTCGTAATCGGCCCGTTCCTTCTCTCTCCGGCCTTTTCTTTCCGGGGAAGAGGAGCCCTCCGCCCACGCCACGCCCGGAGGCATTCATGCGAAGGTTCACGTTGGGAGTCGTTGCAGTCCTGCTCTTCGGATCGCTCGTCGCGTCGTGCGCCGCGGGTGAGGACGGGGGCGCCGGCCCGGACGATGGTCTCGTGGCCTACACCTTCGAGGAGGAGGTCCGAATAGACGGGTACGAGCACGACCTCGTGCCGATTGACACCACGATTCGCGTGGCCGTTTTCGAAGACGGGAGGATGGCGATCGCGCAGCGGCAGACCTTCAACGTGCGGTTCTTCAGCGAATCCGGTGAACCGCTGGGAGCCATCGGGCGGGAGGGACAGGGCCCCGGAGAATTCACGACCGCTCACCGGCTCGGATGGATCGCCGACACTCTTTACGCTTACGATTTCAGTCAGCGCCGCTTCACGCTGATCGACTCCGACCTGAACTACGTCCGGTACATCTACACTCCGAACGGCGCCCGACCGAGTCCCGAGATGGCAGGCACCTTTCCGGAATTCTCGATCGTCTATGGCGGCGCGCTCTATGCCGACGGATCGGTCTATGGGGAGCTCGCGGGAGCGAGGACGCCCGGGCTCGGCGATCACGATCGAACCAAACCGACCTACGGGCGT
The Gemmatimonadota bacterium DNA segment above includes these coding regions:
- a CDS encoding carboxypeptidase regulatory-like domain-containing protein, translated to MCSPYVRWVRQPLRVAALTTFLAAIGASGLLAQAGQITGTVTNADTGEPVVAAQISVVGTTLGITTGGNGSYTIAGVPAGTYTLQIQRIGYLEFQQPGVTVTAGQATVQNLTMAVQPLQLNAIVATGLIDPVEGVRSPITIGRLDRQNMPVPVAGSAIQNLQGQIAGVTIARGSGEPGAAAAIQLRSPTSIGAGTPLIVVDGVILGGTSADLESMDILSIEVVKGAAAASLYGSRAANGVIAITTNRGSGLAFGTTQMTARSEFGWQSAIEGLRLPTHHFYALTADGMSYADADGNAVGRGDRIQETGNQFRLFMDNPYPGPIYDNINEVWNPGSQQQHTVNLAQNTTDTNFFLSLNRNVQQGALPNNDGYSRNSFRINLDHRFLNSLSLGISAFHARTYSDDVNGSLNGL